A region of Liolophura sinensis isolate JHLJ2023 chromosome 8, CUHK_Ljap_v2, whole genome shotgun sequence DNA encodes the following proteins:
- the LOC135472681 gene encoding protein yellow-like, with protein sequence MLQEISFYNDEVFITVPRLERGVPSTLNIVLTSRIDGVSPVLKPIPSLEYNTLGDCNALQSVHGMEIDHNTGMMWAIDAGRALSSLPSADQIRCPAKIVVFDMKNLREHARYVFPTNVVDSNSSLLGRMVLGYEQGQNLTHVYIVDISKGIVVYNIIANTSHRHEDSASMQTNEGVSIPVDGILLNSTVNLNSLAISSDFKYVYFSSLSGVKLYQVPASALNDPNTNIGNHIRLVGSKPANSAGMFYATKNLYFGGLGRDNLYRWRVSEDVNTTEGEVTMNTVEEVAQHSSRFSWVESMSTGASQSLHITVSNRGRMSLNMIDFSNPDPNFFVLKCRIGEKGYLSSVTLPAVNITPVIPGVCVLLGSTERQESASVLVWRNSTYAHIALLVLLCHFTIR encoded by the exons ATGTTACAGGAGATATCTTTTTACAACGATGAAGTTTTCATTACAGTCCCTCGGTTGGAACGAGGTGTTCCTTCAACCCTGAATATTGTACTTACTTCGCGCATTGATGGCGTTTCTCCTGTTTTAAAGCCAATTCCAAGCTTGGAATATAATACTCTAG GTGACTGCAATGCGTTGCAGAGTGTACATGGAATGGAAATCGACCACAACACTGGTATGATGTGGGCTATTGACGCTGGGCGAGCTCTGTCAAGTTTGCCTTCCGCCGATCAAATACGATGTCCAGCAAAGatagtggtctttgatatgaaAAATCTAAGAGAACATGCTCGATACGTTTTCCCCACCAATGTGGTAGACAGTAACAGCAGTCTGCTGGGCAGAATGGTATTGGGGTATGAACAAGGTCAGAACTTGACCCACGTATACATAGTGGACATTAGCAAAGGAATTGTAGTGTACAACATCATCGCAAACACAAGTCATCGACATGAAGATAGCGCGTCAATGCAAACTAACGAAGGTGTCTCCATTCCTGTCGATGGCATTTTGTTGAATTCTACCGTGAACCTGAACTCTTTGGCTATTTCTTCTGATTTCAAATACGTCTATTTCTCTTCACTGTCTGGAGTGaagttgtatcaagtacctgcCAGTGCATTAAATGACCCGAACACCAATATAGGCAACCACATTAGATTGGTGGGCAGTAAACCGGCAAATTCTGCTGGTATGTTTTACGCCACAAAGAATTTATATTTTGGTGGCCTTGGCAGAGATAACCTTTACCGATGGCGTGTGTCCGAAGACGTGAACACGACGGAAGGGGAGGTAACAATGAACACTGTTGAGGAAGTAGCCCAACACAGTTCTCGCTTTTCGTGGGTTGAATCGATGTCAACAGGCGCCTCTCAGTCTCTGCACATAACCGTATCAAACCGTGGTCGAATGAGTCTGAATATGATAGATTTTTCAAATCCAGATCCAAATTTCTTCGTTCTCAAATGCCGTATTGGGGAGAAGGGGTACTTAAGTTCAGTCACACTTCCCGCTGTAAATATAACTCCTGTAATTCCTGGAGTTTGTGTGCTCCTTGGAAGTACGGAGAGGCAAGAGTCTGCCTCAGTTCTAGTATGGAGAAATTCTACATATGCTCATATTGCTTTACTCGTTTTACTTTGTCATTTTACCATCAGGTGa